The proteins below are encoded in one region of Apostichopus japonicus isolate 1M-3 chromosome 4, ASM3797524v1, whole genome shotgun sequence:
- the LOC139966651 gene encoding transforming growth factor-beta-induced protein ig-h3-like, with the protein MEYLGILLLAVTLGIGESLEQPQLEEEFSGHVHSTSKTVLDVLKERNLTEMSYLVTKADLNKTLAGKGPFTVFGVTDDGLSNLPIVIRERLVREKAFAVDFLKYHILPANVTSSQMTNGKVVKTLNGKSTCFNNYTVGGKKVILANGAKLVTVDLMAPNGIVQELQKPLWPQVVNNITELIYKHKALTNFTSLLKKSGVDLTGTGPFTVFVPSNEAFKVYSGDTGEKMVNYHVVDGTYYSAGLSNKQELPTHLRTFLGDKKVTILIDNGHMSVEGRKDTAKVTTMDLAALNGVIHILDKVLTPPLI; encoded by the exons ATGGAGTATCTCGGAATTCTACTTCTAGCGGTTACTTTGGGGATTGGAGAATCACTGGAACAACCTCAGTTGGAGGAGGAGTTCTCTGGACACGTCCACTCAACGTCCAAAACGGTTCTAGATGTCTTAAAGGAGAGGAATTTGACCGAAATGTCCTACCTGGTGACAAAGGCGGATCTGAACAAAACCTTGGCAGGCAAAG GTCCTTTCACCGTGTTTGGCGTTACTGACGACGGGCTATCAAATTTACCAATCGTGATCCGTGAACGTCTTGTCCGAGAGAAAGCGTTTGCCGTCGATTTTCTCAAATATCACATACTACCTGCTAATGTAACGTCATCTCAGATGACGAATGGCAAAGTGGTTAAAACTCTGAACGGAAAATCCACTTGTTTTAATAATTACACGGTTGGCGGTAAAAAG GTGATTCTTGCAAATGGTGCGAAGCTTGTCACTGTCGACTTAATGGCTCCAAATGGTATAGTTCAAGAGTTGCAAAAGCCATTGTGGCCTCAGGTCGTGAACAACATAACAGAATTAATATACAAGCACAAAGCATTGACGAATTTTACCAGCTTGCTCAAGAAATCTGGTGTTGACTTAACAG GCACAGGACCGTTTACCGTTTTTGTTCCCTCCAACGAGGCCTTTAAAGTTTATTCAGGGGACACAGGGGAGAAGATGGTTAACTATCACGTGGTCGATGGGACTTACTATTCAGCCGGTTTGAGCAATAAACAGGAACTTCCAACACATCTGAGAACATTCCTCGGAGATAAAAAAGTGACAATTCTCATTGACAATG GTCACATGTCCGTGGAGGGAAGAAAAGACACCGCTAAGGTCACTACGATGGACTTAGCAGCTTTGAACGGTGTGATACACATCTTGGATAAGGTTCTTACTCCCCCATTAATTTAG
- the LOC139966021 gene encoding uncharacterized protein isoform X3 produces MAENRTGATRASSSVHRMLQGRDGHPHLTSYQDDIALDCHVLHRSNSCNNLPNYFMYSSKRPQFKSTVINFMHVPKSGGTTMKECMNMVASNLVRDEPFLLHTEGRIQVTQDILNGDFRILNSTSLFMGDYSFGFCDLIHGIIGDKKCSTFVILREPYDRMVSNYYYCIELNQTIPGIPDCRTHTITEWALRTKSILWNEIFTDIDCTKNVNWECKMNYRTLEESYLLSQNTTYVEALVAGLDKHFSVVGLTEDMETSLKMLQQAYGLPFFDTCQTLDYNAGTYKKTMNKKLLKSIAKNQLMAHPAVRELLYPEILMYNRAKEIFEIQKKELESL; encoded by the exons ATGGCCGAGAACCGCACAGGTGCAACCAG AGCCAGTTCGTCAGTTCATAGAATGCTACAGGGCAGGGATGGTCATCCTCACTTGACATCTTATCAAGATGACATAGCATTGGATTGCCATGTCCTGCACCGTTCGAACAGTTGTAACAACCTACCaaattattttatgtattcCTCGAAACGGCCACAATTCAAGAGTACTGTTATCAATTTTATGCACGTTCCCAAAAGCGGCGGTACAACCATGAAGGAATGTATGAATATGGTGGCGTCTAATCTTGTTCGAGACGAACCTTTCTTGCTTCACACTGAAGGCAGGATTCAAGTCACCCAGGATATCCTCAACGGTGACTTTCGTATCTTGAATAGTACATCTCTGTTTATGGGTGACTACAGCTTTGGATTCTGCGATCTGATACACGGTATCATCGGCGATAAGAAATGTTCAACGTTTGTTATTTTACGAGAACCGTACGACAGGATGGTATCTAACTATTATTATTGCATCGAACTCAACCAGACAATTCCAGGTATACCAGACTGTAGAACACATACCATCACGGAGTGGGCGTTAAGGACTAAAAGTATCCTCTGGAACGAAATCTTCACAGATATCGATTGTACCAAAAATGTGAATTGGGAATGTAAAATGAACTACAGAACATTGGAAGAGTCTTATCTTCTCAGTCAAAACACCACTTACGTTGAGGCTCTTGTTGCTGGTCTCGATAAACATTTCTCTGTGGTTGGTCTAACGGAAGATATGGAAACGTCACTAAAAATGTTGCAGCAAGCCTACGGCCTGCCATTTTTCGACACCTGTCAAACGTTAGATTATAATGCTGGAACATACAAAAAGACGATGAATAAGAAACTTCTCAAATCTATTGCAAAGAATCAGCTAATGGCACACCCTGCCGTTCGAGAATTATTATATCCGGAAATATTGATGTACAATCGAGctaaagaaatatttgaaattcaaaAGAAAGAACTTGAAAGTTTATAG
- the LOC139966021 gene encoding uncharacterized protein isoform X2, with protein sequence MAENRTGATRWVVGEIFVIILFAIGVLFTNQRPINEVFVQQIASSSVHRMLQGRDGHPHLTSYQDDIALDCHVLHRSNSCNNLPNYFMYSSKRPQFKSTVINFMHVPKSGGTTMKECMNMVASNLVRDEPFLLHTEGRIQVTQDILNGDFRILNSTSLFMGDYSFGFCDLIHGIIGDKKCSTFVILREPYDRMVSNYYYCIELNQTIPGIPDCRTHTITEWALRTKSILWNEIFTDIDCTKNVNWECKMNYRTLEESYLLSQNTTYVEALVAGLDKHFSVVGLTEDMETSLKMLQQAYGLPFFDTCQTLDYNAGTYKKTMNKKLLKSIAKNQLMAHPAVRELLYPEILMYNRAKEIFEIQKKELESL encoded by the exons ATGGCCGAGAACCGCACAGGTGCAACCAGGTGGGTCGTCGGCGAAATATTTGTGATTATTCTGTTTGCAATAGGCGTTTTATTTACCAACCAACGTCCAATTAACGAGGTATTTGTACAACAAAT AGCCAGTTCGTCAGTTCATAGAATGCTACAGGGCAGGGATGGTCATCCTCACTTGACATCTTATCAAGATGACATAGCATTGGATTGCCATGTCCTGCACCGTTCGAACAGTTGTAACAACCTACCaaattattttatgtattcCTCGAAACGGCCACAATTCAAGAGTACTGTTATCAATTTTATGCACGTTCCCAAAAGCGGCGGTACAACCATGAAGGAATGTATGAATATGGTGGCGTCTAATCTTGTTCGAGACGAACCTTTCTTGCTTCACACTGAAGGCAGGATTCAAGTCACCCAGGATATCCTCAACGGTGACTTTCGTATCTTGAATAGTACATCTCTGTTTATGGGTGACTACAGCTTTGGATTCTGCGATCTGATACACGGTATCATCGGCGATAAGAAATGTTCAACGTTTGTTATTTTACGAGAACCGTACGACAGGATGGTATCTAACTATTATTATTGCATCGAACTCAACCAGACAATTCCAGGTATACCAGACTGTAGAACACATACCATCACGGAGTGGGCGTTAAGGACTAAAAGTATCCTCTGGAACGAAATCTTCACAGATATCGATTGTACCAAAAATGTGAATTGGGAATGTAAAATGAACTACAGAACATTGGAAGAGTCTTATCTTCTCAGTCAAAACACCACTTACGTTGAGGCTCTTGTTGCTGGTCTCGATAAACATTTCTCTGTGGTTGGTCTAACGGAAGATATGGAAACGTCACTAAAAATGTTGCAGCAAGCCTACGGCCTGCCATTTTTCGACACCTGTCAAACGTTAGATTATAATGCTGGAACATACAAAAAGACGATGAATAAGAAACTTCTCAAATCTATTGCAAAGAATCAGCTAATGGCACACCCTGCCGTTCGAGAATTATTATATCCGGAAATATTGATGTACAATCGAGctaaagaaatatttgaaattcaaaAGAAAGAACTTGAAAGTTTATAG
- the LOC139966650 gene encoding uncharacterized protein: MNPVTKNSGMSFALVVVVSAALILLFRTLTDGRSTTTLGTNYPQLAHVPHHRMSSASQDRNQTSKPSDNRLINCHVFHHTNSCNNLPNYFMYSSKRPQYKDAFINFMHVPKSGGTTMKECMNMVASNLVRDEPFLLHTEGRIQVTQDILNGDFRILNSTSLFMGDYSFGFCDLIHGIIGDRKCSTFVILREPYDRMVSNYYYCIELNQTIPGIPDCRTHTITEWALSTKSILWNEFFTDIDCTRSESWNCAIDYSPLASEAYVLSQNRSFVKSVVSNLDKHFSVVGLMEDFSTTLRMLQVAYKLPFFKYCNKFDYNVGQYDNSDSQLSKIQTRKKAKTDLINNPEIKKMLLPEILIYQRAKQIFEIEKKKLNEILNSKSKQR, translated from the exons ATGAATCCAGTTACGAAGAACTCTGGCATGTCGTTTGCACTAGTCGTCGTGGTATCTGCTGCTTTAATCCTGTTGTTTCGGACTTTAACTGACGGTCGCTCCACCACGACGTTGGGTACCAATTACCCACAGCT AGCTCATGTGCCGCACCATCGTATGTCGAGTGCCTCGCAGGACAGAAATCAAACTTCAAAACCGTCAGATAACCGTCTCATAAATTGCCATGTTTTTCACCACACCAACAGTTGTAATAACCTACCGAATTATTTCATGTATTCGTCGAAACGGCCACAATATAAGGATGCATTCATCAATTTTATGCACGTTCCCAAAAGCGGCGGAACAACCATGAAGGAATGTATGAATATGGTGGCGTCTAATCTTGTTCGAGACGAACCTTTCTTGCTTCATACTGAAGGAAGGATTCAAGTCACCCAGGATATCCTCAACGGTGACTTTCGCATCTTGAATAGTACATCTCTGTTTATGGGTGACTACAGCTTTGGATTCTGCGATCTGATACACGGTATAATCGGCGATAGGAAATGTTCAACGTTTGTTATTTTACGAGAACCGTACGACAGGATGGTATCTAACTATTATTATTGCATCGAACTCAACCAGACCATTCCAGGTATACCAGACTGTAGAACACATACCATCACGGAGTGGGCTTTAAGTACTAAAAGTATCCTCTGGAACGAGTTCTTCACAGATATCGATTGTACCAGGTCAGAAAGTTGGAATTGTGCAATTGACTATTCACCGTTAGCATCAGAAGCCTACGTTTTAAGCCAAAATCGTAGCTTTGTTAAGTCTGTTGTTTCTAATCTCGACAAACATTTCTCTGTGGTTGGCTTGATGGAAGATTTTTCTACTACATTGAGAATGCTCCAGGTCGCATATAAGTTACCTTTCTTTAAATATTGCAATAAATTCGATTACAACGTTGGTCAGTATGATAATTCGGATTCACAACTCAGTAAAATACAGACAAGAAAAAAAGCGAAAACAGATTTGATTAACAATCCAGAAATAAAAAAGATGTTACTACCAGAAATTTTGATATATCAACgagcaaaacaaatatttgagattgaaaagaagaaactaaatgaaattttgaattcTAAATCGAAGCAAAGGTAA
- the LOC139966653 gene encoding protein KTI12 homolog, which produces MPLVVLCGFPSSGKTKRTNEIKKQLEKNDKKVIVVSEHNFGIDKNLVYADSKKEVSLRGDLRSGVLREISKETVVILDSLNYIKGFRYELFCGIKSAQTPHCVVHCDVSHDDAREWNEGRPEGERYNQDVFDALVMRFEPPVGKNRWDKPLFSLKKDENVDFEAISSALFNTKPPARNMSTVSQPLSSTNFLHELDKKTQQIVTTVIAAQKTSVPGEAVIVPGATDKLFLMKHLSMAELQRHRRQFISYTKVHPVENVGMIPNMFIQYLSNSIK; this is translated from the exons ATGCCGCTAGTAGTGTTATGCGGATTCCCGTCTTCAGGGAAAACTAAaagaacaaatgaaataaagaaacaacTTGAAAAGAATGACAAGAAGGTCATCGTAGTTAGTGAGCACAATTTTGGAATCGATAAGAATTTGGTATACGCTG acTCAAAGAAAGAAGTGAGCTTGCGTGGTGATTTAAGATCTGGTGTCTTAAG GGAAATATCTAAAGAGACTGTGGTCATCCTTGATTCCCTTAATTATATAAAAG GTTTCAGATATGAGCTTTTCTGTGGTATCAAGTCAGCGCAAACGCCCCATTGTGTT GTCCACTGTGATGTGAGCCATGATGATGCACGAGAATGGAATGAAGGAAGACCAGAGGGTGAACGATACAACCAAGATGT GTTTGATGCGTTAGTAATGAGGTTCGAACCTCCTGTGGGCAAGAATCGTTGGGACAAGCCTTTATTCTCGCTGAAGAAAGACGAAAATGTCGACTTTGAGGCTATCAGTTCAGCGCTGTTCAATACCAAACCTCCTGCTAGAAATATGTCCACTGTATCG CAACCTCTCTCTTCAACTAACTTTCTACATGAGCTTGATAAGAAGACCCAACAGATAGTTACG ACCGTCATAGCTGCTCAGAAAACTTCAGTTCCCGGTGAAGCGGTGATCGTGCCTGGTGCCACAGATAAA CTGTTTCTGATGAAGCATTTGTCTATGGCCGAGCTGCAGAGGCACCGTCGTCAGTTTATCTCCTACACCAAGGTTCATCCGGTGGAAAATGTTGGCATGATCCCCAACATGTTCATCCAATACTTGAGCAATAGCATCAAATGA
- the LOC139966021 gene encoding uncharacterized protein isoform X1, whose amino-acid sequence MVIEETIKYWVGFHFTLGKSRQKMAVFNSLTTHGLLWITGQVSIISFLLVMLLVNQYTTTKINLQQRASSSVHRMLQGRDGHPHLTSYQDDIALDCHVLHRSNSCNNLPNYFMYSSKRPQFKSTVINFMHVPKSGGTTMKECMNMVASNLVRDEPFLLHTEGRIQVTQDILNGDFRILNSTSLFMGDYSFGFCDLIHGIIGDKKCSTFVILREPYDRMVSNYYYCIELNQTIPGIPDCRTHTITEWALRTKSILWNEIFTDIDCTKNVNWECKMNYRTLEESYLLSQNTTYVEALVAGLDKHFSVVGLTEDMETSLKMLQQAYGLPFFDTCQTLDYNAGTYKKTMNKKLLKSIAKNQLMAHPAVRELLYPEILMYNRAKEIFEIQKKELESL is encoded by the exons ATGGTTATTGAAGAAACGATTAAATATTGGGTTGGATTCCATTTTACATTGGGAAAATCGAGACAAAAAATGGCGGTTTTTAATAGTTTGACTACGCATGGGTTGTTGTGGATCACTGGACAAGTttctattatttcatttttattagtGATGTTACTGGTCAACCAGTATACAACAACTAAAATAAACTTGCAACAGAg AGCCAGTTCGTCAGTTCATAGAATGCTACAGGGCAGGGATGGTCATCCTCACTTGACATCTTATCAAGATGACATAGCATTGGATTGCCATGTCCTGCACCGTTCGAACAGTTGTAACAACCTACCaaattattttatgtattcCTCGAAACGGCCACAATTCAAGAGTACTGTTATCAATTTTATGCACGTTCCCAAAAGCGGCGGTACAACCATGAAGGAATGTATGAATATGGTGGCGTCTAATCTTGTTCGAGACGAACCTTTCTTGCTTCACACTGAAGGCAGGATTCAAGTCACCCAGGATATCCTCAACGGTGACTTTCGTATCTTGAATAGTACATCTCTGTTTATGGGTGACTACAGCTTTGGATTCTGCGATCTGATACACGGTATCATCGGCGATAAGAAATGTTCAACGTTTGTTATTTTACGAGAACCGTACGACAGGATGGTATCTAACTATTATTATTGCATCGAACTCAACCAGACAATTCCAGGTATACCAGACTGTAGAACACATACCATCACGGAGTGGGCGTTAAGGACTAAAAGTATCCTCTGGAACGAAATCTTCACAGATATCGATTGTACCAAAAATGTGAATTGGGAATGTAAAATGAACTACAGAACATTGGAAGAGTCTTATCTTCTCAGTCAAAACACCACTTACGTTGAGGCTCTTGTTGCTGGTCTCGATAAACATTTCTCTGTGGTTGGTCTAACGGAAGATATGGAAACGTCACTAAAAATGTTGCAGCAAGCCTACGGCCTGCCATTTTTCGACACCTGTCAAACGTTAGATTATAATGCTGGAACATACAAAAAGACGATGAATAAGAAACTTCTCAAATCTATTGCAAAGAATCAGCTAATGGCACACCCTGCCGTTCGAGAATTATTATATCCGGAAATATTGATGTACAATCGAGctaaagaaatatttgaaattcaaaAGAAAGAACTTGAAAGTTTATAG